The following proteins are encoded in a genomic region of Aerococcaceae bacterium DSM 111021:
- the msrA gene encoding peptide-methionine (S)-S-oxide reductase MsrA, protein MTNQQETAVLAGGCFWCMVKPFDQWDGVHSVTSGYTGGHTVNPTYEEVCSGETGHTEAVKIVFDPTIISYDELLDIYWEISDPTDAGGQFINRGSSYRPGVFYLTEEQKLKAEASKKALDISGRFDKPVVTEITSASTFYGAEDYHQDFYQKQPEHYQAYRVRSGRDSA, encoded by the coding sequence ATGACAAACCAACAAGAAACAGCAGTTTTAGCCGGAGGATGCTTTTGGTGTATGGTGAAACCATTCGATCAATGGGATGGTGTACATTCAGTCACTTCAGGTTATACAGGTGGTCACACTGTCAACCCAACCTATGAAGAGGTTTGTAGTGGTGAGACGGGTCATACTGAAGCGGTCAAGATTGTTTTTGACCCAACAATCATAAGTTATGATGAGTTATTGGATATTTATTGGGAGATTAGCGATCCGACAGATGCTGGTGGGCAATTTATTAACCGCGGATCGTCTTATCGACCAGGGGTATTCTACCTAACTGAGGAACAGAAACTTAAGGCAGAAGCATCTAAAAAAGCTTTAGATATTAGTGGACGCTTTGATAAACCTGTCGTAACTGAAATTACGTCCGCCAGTACATTCTACGGTGCTGAAGATTATCATCAAGATTTCTATCAGAAACAACCAGAACATTATCAAGCATATAGAGTCAGATCAGGTCGAGATAGTGCTTAA